A genomic window from Yarrowia lipolytica chromosome 1D, complete sequence includes:
- a CDS encoding uncharacterized protein (Compare to YALI0D12012g, similar to uniprot|P39744 Saccharomyces cerevisiae YOR206w (RAD4) crucial for intranuclear movement of ribosomal precursor, similar to Saccharomyces cerevisiae NOC2 (YOR206W); ancestral locus Anc_8.617), with product MGKASKATKKFQNKHLKKTIDKRRVDQAAKAKAVKGRRPGASVSAEDKVEKAAPSFFEDMSVGDFMKGGFEVPEKKGKAAEEDEDEEELEDEEDEDEQDQIEADDDSEGEAFSDEDEAPEMDDPEFLKYLNDEENVEEDANAEEEDKEEVTLAMVKKWASAMEKTQSTDAARNALRAAKAALASQEDENATANFKYVINDIKVVTKLFDVVNRWVPVVLTKQLPLKQSKKGTSVVDEESATNNKSATAIIKSYGDVLQQSLSTTTGAEETIRSIAALKKVMPYMLSHRKLTKNLIASVCYIWGTSSAISAREAAFALLITESKEHSGTYEAILKAAYGQFVNSCKNTSFHTMGTINFMKNTAAMLYAVNEQQAYPIAFDAIRQLAIHLRGSLTNKTASKHAYKAVYNWQFVHSLDYWSRVVADTCDAENEATKGSQSPLRPLLYPLVQVTLGTIRLIPSVQFFPLRFYLIRSLLRISQRTGVYIPLLPLLTELLNSSVMTKPPKSSALKPLDFDYAIRANKGYLGSRVYQEGVCDQIVELVSEFFVLYCKSVAFPELAIPAVITLKRFTKRSNISKFNRQLLTLLDKIDANAKFIEQKRANIDFGPTNRDQVNNFLKDLDWQKTPLGSYVVVQRQVRAEKLAILRESQEQDANDGNESDQVELADFKDEPEQLSESEEEDEDEEME from the coding sequence ATGGGTAAGGCATCAAAGGCGACGAAAAAGTTCCAAAACAAGCATCTGAAGAAAACCATAGATAAGCGACGTGTGGAccaggctgccaaggccaaggccgtcAAGGGTCGACGTCCTGGAGCTAGCGTCTCTGCCGAAGACAAGGTCGAGAAGGCTGCTCCTTCGTTTTTCGAAGACATGTCTGTGGGCGACTTTATGAAGGGTGGATTTGAGGTTCCCGAAAAGAAGGGCAAGGCcgctgaggaggacgaggacgaggaggaacttgaagacgaggaagacgaggacgagCAGGATCAGATTGAAGCTGACGACGACTCTGAAGGAGAGGCCTTCTctgacgaggacgaggcccCCGAGATGGACGACCCCGAGTTTCTCAAATACCTaaacgacgaggagaacgtggaggaggacgccaacgccgaggaggaggacaaggaggaggtgacaCTGGCCATGGTCAAGAAGTGGGCATCTGCCATGGAGAAGACTCAATCTACCGACGCTGCTAGAAACGCTCTGCGGGCTGCTAAGGCTGCTCTAGCTTCTCAGGAGGATGAGAATGCTACTGCCAACTTCAAATACGTTATCAACGACATCAAGGTGGTCACCAAGCTATTTGATGTGGTCAACAGGTGGGTGCCTGTGGTTCTGACCAAGCAGCTGCCTCTCAAGCAGTCCAAGAAGGGTACCAGCGTTGTCGACGAGGAATccgccaccaacaacaagtcTGCCACAGCTATCATCAAGTCGTATGGAGATGTCCTGCAGCAGTCTTTGAGCACCACCACTGGAGCCGAGGAGACTATCCGGTCCATTGCTGCACTCAAAAAGGTCATGCCCTACATGCTGAGTCATCGAAAGCTCACTAAGAACCTCATCGCCTCCGTGTGCTACATCTGGGGTACCAGCTCTGCCATTTCTGCCCGAGAGGCTGCCTTTGCTCTGCTAATTACTGAGTCCAAGGAGCACTCCGGTACCTATGAGGCCATTCTGAAGGCCGCCTACGGACAGTTTGTCAACTCGTGCAAAAACACCTCGTTCCACACCATGGGCACCATCAACTTCATGAAGAATACCGCCGCCATGTTGTACGCTGTCAACGAGCAGCAGGCTTATCCTATTGCCTTTGACGCCATCCGACAGCTGGCCATCCACCTGCGAGGCTCTCTGACCAATAAGACTGCCTCCAAACACGCCTACAAGGCCGTCTACAACTGGCAGTTTGTGCATTCTCTGGACTACTGGTCCCGAGTGGTTGCCGATACCTGTGACGCCGAGAACGAGGCCACTAAGGGCTCTCAGTCCCCTCTTCGACCTCTGCTATACCCTCTGGTCCAGGTCACTCTTGGAACGATCCGATTAATCCCCTCGGTCCAGTTCTTCCCTCTGCGATTCTACCTGATCAGATCTCTGCTCCGAATCTCCCAGCGAACTGGAGTTTACATCCCTTTGCTGCCTCTTCTCACAGAGCTGCTTAACTCGTCGGTCATGACCAAGCCCCCCAAGTCTTCGGCTCTCAAGCCCCTGGACTTTGACTACGCCATCCGAGCCAACAAGGGCTATCTGGGCTCTCGAGTCTACCAGGAGGGTGTGTGCGACCAGATTGTGGAGCTGGTGTCCGAGTTCTTTGTGCTTTACTGCAAGTCAGTGGCCTTCCCCGAGCTTGCCATTCCAGCTGTAATCACTCTCAAGCGGTTTACCAAACGGtccaacatctccaagtTCAACCGCCAGCTGCTGACTCTGCTGGATAAGATCGACGCCAACGCCAAGTTTATTGAGCAGAAGCGAGCCAACATTGACTTTGGCCCCACCAACCGAGACCAGGTCAACAACTTCCTCAAGGACCTGGACTGGCAGAAGACCCCTCTGGGTTCCTATGTGGTGGTGCAGCGACAGGTGCGAGCCGAGAAGCTTGCCATTCTTCGAGAATCGCAAGAACAGGACGCTAACGACGGAAACGAGTCCGACCAGGTCGAGCTGGCCGACTTCAAGGACGAGCCCGAACAGCTCAGTgagagcgaggaggaggatgaggacgaggagatggagtaA